The bacterium genomic sequence TCCTGGACCTCCAGCCGGATCGGCGGAGTACCATTGGCGAGGAGGAGGGGTGGCGCGGTGGAGATTTCCTGGACGCCGGAGTCGTTCTGGCGGGTGTTCGAGGCCACCGGATCGATCTGGGCATACCTCGTGTACCGCCAACTTGTGCGGCGACGGCAGCAGTGGGTGGTGCCGATACTGAACTAGCAGCGTGGCGATGACGGAGAGGGTGCGCGGGATCGCGTCGCCCAGGGAGGGCCGGTCACCGACTGCGAACCGGCCCGCGACACAGCCCGACGCCGTTCGCTCCAGAGCGGTTTGCTGAACCCGGCTCAAGAGCCGGCATTAGGCGAACGGGGACCGGCCCGTATCCCGGTCAATGAAGGGTCG encodes the following:
- a CDS encoding YqzL family protein, whose product is MEISWTPESFWRVFEATGSIWAYLVYRQLVRRRQQWVVPILN